One genomic window of Streptomyces sp. WP-1 includes the following:
- a CDS encoding PucR family transcriptional regulator — translation MDSGTDSRPDTHGAGITVQRALELPGLRSGLPEIVAGADRLSRTVRWVHAGEVPNIASLLKGGELLLTTGYGLGTRPAEQRAFVRTLAERGIAALVVELGPRFSRLPAALVDTARSADLPLVQLHREVPFVAVTEEIHTEIVNGHYALLQRAEEVHRRCTEALLGGGGVPQVLGILAGFSGNPVFLETADGRLLYAAGEGPEGADPLQVWEGLRGPHKNAPPPAGSVLVDVPGGGPGTAGSVRARLVLLPVRSPLSAVHRIAAERAAGILAVVLMQARQEEELAARGRGDFLTDLAEGRISAKDAPAQARVLGFKPGGSPLLPVVMRVGDPLSPAGGGWAVLARAVSEELAAVGLPVLLGVRPVEGRVLVLLGLRSESERAAVADRVAAALRAGVERAGMRRPGTPPPVVVVAMAGGWAAASAGLRHAAETATAAQGLTDRPWYDARRLDIDLLLWRLRDHPDLAAFVDRAIGPLRDHDRRSKPPLLPTLETYLAHAGRKAETARELHLNRQTLYNRLARIGELLGTDLDDPQTVLALSLALRARRHAP, via the coding sequence ATGGACAGCGGTACGGACAGCAGGCCCGACACCCACGGCGCGGGGATCACCGTTCAGCGGGCCCTGGAGCTGCCGGGACTGCGCAGCGGGCTGCCGGAGATCGTCGCGGGCGCGGACCGGCTCAGCCGTACCGTGCGCTGGGTGCACGCGGGCGAGGTGCCGAACATCGCCTCACTGCTCAAGGGCGGCGAGCTGCTGCTCACCACGGGCTACGGCCTGGGCACCCGGCCGGCCGAGCAGCGGGCGTTCGTGCGCACGCTGGCCGAGCGCGGGATCGCCGCGCTGGTGGTGGAGCTGGGCCCGCGCTTCAGCCGGCTGCCGGCCGCGCTGGTGGACACCGCGCGTTCGGCCGATCTGCCGCTGGTGCAGCTGCATCGCGAGGTGCCGTTCGTCGCGGTCACCGAGGAGATCCACACCGAGATCGTCAACGGCCACTACGCGCTGCTCCAGCGGGCCGAGGAGGTCCACCGGCGCTGCACCGAGGCGCTGCTGGGCGGCGGCGGGGTGCCGCAGGTGCTGGGCATCCTGGCCGGGTTCAGCGGCAACCCGGTGTTCCTGGAGACCGCCGACGGCCGGCTGCTGTACGCGGCCGGTGAGGGGCCCGAGGGCGCGGACCCGCTCCAGGTGTGGGAGGGGCTGCGCGGCCCGCACAAGAACGCGCCGCCGCCCGCCGGTTCGGTGCTGGTGGACGTACCCGGCGGCGGCCCCGGTACGGCGGGCTCGGTGCGTGCCCGTCTGGTGCTGCTGCCGGTGCGCTCGCCGCTGTCGGCGGTGCACCGGATCGCCGCCGAGCGGGCCGCGGGCATCCTGGCCGTGGTGCTGATGCAGGCCCGGCAGGAGGAGGAGCTGGCGGCGCGCGGGCGCGGCGACTTCCTCACCGATCTCGCCGAGGGCCGTATCTCCGCAAAGGACGCGCCCGCCCAGGCCCGGGTGCTCGGCTTCAAGCCCGGTGGCAGTCCGCTGCTGCCGGTGGTGATGCGGGTCGGGGACCCCCTCTCCCCCGCCGGGGGCGGCTGGGCGGTGCTCGCCCGCGCGGTCTCCGAGGAGCTGGCCGCGGTGGGCCTGCCGGTGCTGCTGGGCGTGCGGCCGGTGGAGGGCCGGGTGCTGGTGCTGCTCGGGCTGCGCTCGGAGTCGGAGCGCGCGGCGGTCGCCGACCGGGTGGCGGCGGCACTGCGGGCGGGCGTCGAGCGCGCCGGGATGCGCAGGCCCGGCACTCCCCCGCCGGTGGTGGTCGTCGCCATGGCGGGCGGCTGGGCGGCGGCCTCGGCGGGGCTGCGGCACGCGGCGGAGACGGCGACGGCCGCGCAGGGCCTGACCGACCGCCCCTGGTACGACGCCCGCCGCCTCGACATCGACCTGCTGCTGTGGCGGCTGCGCGACCATCCGGACCTCGCGGCCTTCGTGGACCGGGCGATCGGCCCGCTGCGCGACCACGACCGGCGTTCCAAGCCGCCGCTGCTGCCCACCCTGGAGACGTATCTCGCGCACGCGGGCCGCAAGGCGGAGACCGCCCGCGAACTCCATCTGAACCGGCAGACGCTGTACAACCGCCTCGCCCGCATCGGCGAGTTGCTGGGCACCGATCTCGACGACCCGCAGACCGTCCTGGCGTTGAGCCTCGCCCTGCGCGCCCGCCGACACGCGCCCTAG